The Propionispora hippei DSM 15287 genome has a segment encoding these proteins:
- a CDS encoding transposase produces the protein MLKERAPQQMKFELVCIDQLVPEDHLLRKIDKYIDFSFIYEKTTPYYCQDNGRPPVDPIVLFKMIFIGYLYGIRSERQLEKEIQT, from the coding sequence ATGCTTAAAGAACGAGCACCTCAGCAGATGAAATTCGAATTAGTTTGTATTGATCAATTAGTTCCTGAAGATCACCTACTTAGAAAGATAGATAAATACATAGATTTTTCGTTTATATACGAGAAGACCACCCCCTACTATTGTCAAGATAATGGACGACCACCCGTAGATCCGATTGTCCTTTTCAAAATGATCTTTATTGGCTATCTTTATGGCATCCGTTCCGAGCGACAGCTCGAAAAAGAAATACAGACCA